The Arachis ipaensis cultivar K30076 chromosome B07, Araip1.1, whole genome shotgun sequence genome includes a window with the following:
- the LOC107608971 gene encoding uncharacterized protein LOC107608971 isoform X3, producing MGDLHVNGVVFGEDRPCASSPPSPPLPLSNPDPSSVAADAWSAAEATTSAILRRIRPTLGADRKRREVVDYVQRLIRYGARCEVFPYGSVPLKTYLPDGDIDLTALSCQNIEDGLVSDVHTVLRGEEINEAAEYEVKDVRFIDAEVKLIKCIVQNIVVDISFNQLGGLSTLCFLEKVDRLVGKDHLFKRSIILIKAWCYYESRILGAHHGLISTYALETLVLYIFHQFHVSLDGPLAVLYRFLDYFSKFDWDNYCVSLKGPVGKSSLPNIVENGGDALLTEEFIKTCVESFSVPSRGPDLNFRAFPQKHLNIIDPLKENNNLGRSVNKGNFYRIRSAFKYGARKLGWILMLPEDRIADELNRFFANTLDRHGCNHGNDMRTPSLGCSPRDFDFSGTSEAAVCSEDKTSFFVSTGSKVESLPGNQHNCETKNERERNGVKVFSSLAGPSVDSSGDENADPIYKLVEDSKDVATIGCLDLASSNDASYFSNGIASNETTVNSLIDDEKEKHVMENNSRSNLDENSVASYGLVDSRNAVDVFENNFPHSDSYTTTVSWGTEATKSLLDLAGDYESNIRNLQYGQMCNGYTVSPLVVPSPPRSPKLQNRNPWETVRQCLQINQSIHSQANSNGVLGPVYLVNHATLPIPPFGSEEKRKLRGTGAYFPNMSSRPYRDNRPMSGRGRSQASGAHGQQHRHAHSRNNGFIPTLQELNLSVEGSFEHPLEVYPPLGSAKSRSSETYFSQPAIWGPRHSNGFPHTSEKHESGTVSPQHRGPPRIEVSNLHESSISTTKGSAPSTGVVSEESSDSLSAVDNKSIILGGVHGHSNSLDDDPEKQ from the exons ATGGGCGATCTTCATGTGAACGGCGTCGTTTTCGGGGAGGATCGCCCCTGCGCCTCGTCGCCGCCGTCGCCGCCGCTGCCGTTGTCAAACCCCGATCCGAGCTCCGTCGCTGCAGACGCATGGTCAGCCGCTGAGGCCACCACCTCCGCGATTCTCCGCCGGATTAGGCCGACGCTCGGTGCTGACCGGAAGCGCCGCGAGGTTGTTGATTACGTGCAGAGGCTGATTCGATATGGCGCTCGGTGTGag GTCTTTCCATATGGGTCGGTTCCTTTAAAAACATATCTTCCAGATGGAGATATTGATTTGACTGCACTCAGTTGTCAAAATATTGAGGATGGCTTAGTGTCGGATGTTCACACTGTTCTACGAGGAGAGGAAATCAATGAAGCTGCTGAATATGAAGTGAAGGATGTTCGTTTCATTGATGCAGag GTTAAGCTTATCAAATGCATTGTACAGAATATTGTTGTAGACATCTCTTTCAATCAATTAGGAGGACTCAGTACGTTATGTTTTCTTGAAAAG GTTGATCGACTTGTTGGCAAGGATCATCTCTTCAAACGTAGCATTATACTGATAAAAGCTTGGTGCTACTATGAGAGTCGTATTCTGGGTGCTCATCATGGCTTGATTTCAACATATGCTCTGGAAACACTTGTTCTGTATATTTTCCATCAGTTTCATGTATCCTTAGATGGTCCACTAGCG GTTCTCTATAGATTTTTGGACTACTTCAGCAAATTCGACTGGGATAATTATTGTGTTAGTTTGAAGGGACCAGTTGGAAAATCTTCTCTGCCTAATATAGTTG AAAATGGAGGAGACGCTCTGCTGACTGAGGAGTTCATCAAAACCTGTGTGGAATCATTCTCGGTACCTTCAAGGGGACCTGATTTAAATTTTCGTGCATTTCCTCAGAAACATCTTAACATCATTGATCCactaaaggaaaacaacaaccTTGGTCGCAGTGTCAATAAAG gtAATTTCTATCGAATACGCAGTGCTTTTAAGTATGGTGCCCGAAAGCTTGGCTGGATTCTTATGCTACCAGAAGATAGAATAGCAGATGAGCTTAATAGGTTCTTTGCGAACACATTGGATAGGCATGGATGCAATCATGGGAATGACATGCGAACTCCGAGTCTTGGTTGTAGTCCTAGAGATTTTGACTTCTCAGGAACATCAGAGGCTGCAGTGTGCTCTGAAGACAAGACATCTTTCTTTGTTTCTACCGGATCCAAAGTGGAAAGTTTACCCGGAAATCAACATAATTGTGAAACTAAAAATGAAAGAGAAAGGAATGGAGTAAAAGTTTTCTCCTCTTTGGCAGGGCCATCAGTTGACTCATCTGGGGATGAAAATGCAGATCCAATTTATAAACTAGTTGAAGATTCTAAGGATGTTGCAACAATAGGATGCTTGGATCTTGCAAGCAGTAATGATGCATCATATTTTTCAAATGGGATTGCTTCTAATGAAACAACAGTTAATTCTCTTATTGATGACGAGAAAGAGAAGCATGTTATGGAGAACAACTCTAGGTCAAATCTTGATGAAAATAGTGTGGCGTCTTATGGGCTAGTTGATTCGAGAAATGCAGTTGATGTCTTTGAAAATAATTTCCCTCATAGTGATAGTTACACTACTACTGTATCTTGGGGTACTGAAGCTACAAAATCCCTATTGGACCTGGCTGGGGATTATGAAAGTAACATTAGGAATCTACAATATGGTCAGATGTGCAATGGTTATACTGTCTCTCCTCTTGTGGTGCCTAGTCCTCCTAGGTCTCCAAAGTTACAGAATAGGAATCCTTGGGAAACTGTTAGGCAATGTCTTCAGATTAATCAAAGCATTCATTCACAGGCAAATTCAAATGGTGTTCTTGGACCAGTTTACCTTGTTAATCATGCTACTCTACCGATCCCCCCTTTTGGttcagaagagaagagaaaacttCGAGGAACAGGCGCATACTTCCCTAATATG TCATCTCGTCCATATAGGGATAACAGGCCAATGTCAGGAAGGGGACGGAGCCAAGCATCTGGTGCTCATGGGCAACAACATAGACATGCACATAGTCGTAACAACGGCTTCATTCCTACTCTACAAGAGTTGAATTTGTCTGTGGAGGGAAGTTTTGAACATCCTCTTGAAGTATATCCTCCTCTTGGCAGTGCTAAGTCCAGATCATCAGAAACGTATTTCAGCCAACCTGCCATATGGGGACCACGTCATTCTAACGGTTTCCCTCACACGTCTGAAAAGCATGAGTCTGGTACTGTAAGCCCTCAGCATCGTGGACCACCAAGAATTGAAGTTAGCAATCTACATGAATCAAGCATTTCTACTACTAAGGGCTCTGCTCCCAGCACAGGGGTCGTGTCAGAGGAGAGTTCTGACTCATTATCTGCAGTTGATAACAAAAG CATTATCCTTGGTGGAGTCCATGGCCATTCAAATAGCCTTGATGATGACCCCGAGAAACAATAG
- the LOC107608971 gene encoding uncharacterized protein LOC107608971 isoform X5 → MGDLHVNGVVFGEDRPCASSPPSPPLPLSNPDPSSVAADAWSAAEATTSAILRRIRPTLGADRKRREVVDYVQRLIRYGARCEVFPYGSVPLKTYLPDGDIDLTALSCQNIEDGLVSDVHTVLRGEEINEAAEYEVKDVRFIDAEVDRLVGKDHLFKRSIILIKAWCYYESRILGAHHGLISTYALETLVLYIFHQFHVSLDGPLAVLYRFLDYFSKFDWDNYCVSLKGPVGKSSLPNIVAEVAENGGDALLTEEFIKTCVESFSVPSRGPDLNFRAFPQKHLNIIDPLKENNNLGRSVNKGNFYRIRSAFKYGARKLGWILMLPEDRIADELNRFFANTLDRHGCNHGNDMRTPSLGCSPRDFDFSGTSEAAVCSEDKTSFFVSTGSKVESLPGNQHNCETKNERERNGVKVFSSLAGPSVDSSGDENADPIYKLVEDSKDVATIGCLDLASSNDASYFSNGIASNETTVNSLIDDEKEKHVMENNSRSNLDENSVASYGLVDSRNAVDVFENNFPHSDSYTTTVSWGTEATKSLLDLAGDYESNIRNLQYGQMCNGYTVSPLVVPSPPRSPKLQNRNPWETVRQCLQINQSIHSQANSNGVLGPVYLVNHATLPIPPFGSEEKRKLRGTGAYFPNMSSRPYRDNRPMSGRGRSQASGAHGQQHRHAHSRNNGFIPTLQELNLSVEGSFEHPLEVYPPLGSAKSRSSETYFSQPAIWGPRHSNGFPHTSEKHESGTVSPQHRGPPRIEVSNLHESSISTTKGSAPSTGVVSEESSDSLSAVDNKSIILGGVHGHSNSLDDDPEKQ, encoded by the exons ATGGGCGATCTTCATGTGAACGGCGTCGTTTTCGGGGAGGATCGCCCCTGCGCCTCGTCGCCGCCGTCGCCGCCGCTGCCGTTGTCAAACCCCGATCCGAGCTCCGTCGCTGCAGACGCATGGTCAGCCGCTGAGGCCACCACCTCCGCGATTCTCCGCCGGATTAGGCCGACGCTCGGTGCTGACCGGAAGCGCCGCGAGGTTGTTGATTACGTGCAGAGGCTGATTCGATATGGCGCTCGGTGTGag GTCTTTCCATATGGGTCGGTTCCTTTAAAAACATATCTTCCAGATGGAGATATTGATTTGACTGCACTCAGTTGTCAAAATATTGAGGATGGCTTAGTGTCGGATGTTCACACTGTTCTACGAGGAGAGGAAATCAATGAAGCTGCTGAATATGAAGTGAAGGATGTTCGTTTCATTGATGCAGag GTTGATCGACTTGTTGGCAAGGATCATCTCTTCAAACGTAGCATTATACTGATAAAAGCTTGGTGCTACTATGAGAGTCGTATTCTGGGTGCTCATCATGGCTTGATTTCAACATATGCTCTGGAAACACTTGTTCTGTATATTTTCCATCAGTTTCATGTATCCTTAGATGGTCCACTAGCG GTTCTCTATAGATTTTTGGACTACTTCAGCAAATTCGACTGGGATAATTATTGTGTTAGTTTGAAGGGACCAGTTGGAAAATCTTCTCTGCCTAATATAGTTG CTGAGGTGGCAGAAAATGGAGGAGACGCTCTGCTGACTGAGGAGTTCATCAAAACCTGTGTGGAATCATTCTCGGTACCTTCAAGGGGACCTGATTTAAATTTTCGTGCATTTCCTCAGAAACATCTTAACATCATTGATCCactaaaggaaaacaacaaccTTGGTCGCAGTGTCAATAAAG gtAATTTCTATCGAATACGCAGTGCTTTTAAGTATGGTGCCCGAAAGCTTGGCTGGATTCTTATGCTACCAGAAGATAGAATAGCAGATGAGCTTAATAGGTTCTTTGCGAACACATTGGATAGGCATGGATGCAATCATGGGAATGACATGCGAACTCCGAGTCTTGGTTGTAGTCCTAGAGATTTTGACTTCTCAGGAACATCAGAGGCTGCAGTGTGCTCTGAAGACAAGACATCTTTCTTTGTTTCTACCGGATCCAAAGTGGAAAGTTTACCCGGAAATCAACATAATTGTGAAACTAAAAATGAAAGAGAAAGGAATGGAGTAAAAGTTTTCTCCTCTTTGGCAGGGCCATCAGTTGACTCATCTGGGGATGAAAATGCAGATCCAATTTATAAACTAGTTGAAGATTCTAAGGATGTTGCAACAATAGGATGCTTGGATCTTGCAAGCAGTAATGATGCATCATATTTTTCAAATGGGATTGCTTCTAATGAAACAACAGTTAATTCTCTTATTGATGACGAGAAAGAGAAGCATGTTATGGAGAACAACTCTAGGTCAAATCTTGATGAAAATAGTGTGGCGTCTTATGGGCTAGTTGATTCGAGAAATGCAGTTGATGTCTTTGAAAATAATTTCCCTCATAGTGATAGTTACACTACTACTGTATCTTGGGGTACTGAAGCTACAAAATCCCTATTGGACCTGGCTGGGGATTATGAAAGTAACATTAGGAATCTACAATATGGTCAGATGTGCAATGGTTATACTGTCTCTCCTCTTGTGGTGCCTAGTCCTCCTAGGTCTCCAAAGTTACAGAATAGGAATCCTTGGGAAACTGTTAGGCAATGTCTTCAGATTAATCAAAGCATTCATTCACAGGCAAATTCAAATGGTGTTCTTGGACCAGTTTACCTTGTTAATCATGCTACTCTACCGATCCCCCCTTTTGGttcagaagagaagagaaaacttCGAGGAACAGGCGCATACTTCCCTAATATG TCATCTCGTCCATATAGGGATAACAGGCCAATGTCAGGAAGGGGACGGAGCCAAGCATCTGGTGCTCATGGGCAACAACATAGACATGCACATAGTCGTAACAACGGCTTCATTCCTACTCTACAAGAGTTGAATTTGTCTGTGGAGGGAAGTTTTGAACATCCTCTTGAAGTATATCCTCCTCTTGGCAGTGCTAAGTCCAGATCATCAGAAACGTATTTCAGCCAACCTGCCATATGGGGACCACGTCATTCTAACGGTTTCCCTCACACGTCTGAAAAGCATGAGTCTGGTACTGTAAGCCCTCAGCATCGTGGACCACCAAGAATTGAAGTTAGCAATCTACATGAATCAAGCATTTCTACTACTAAGGGCTCTGCTCCCAGCACAGGGGTCGTGTCAGAGGAGAGTTCTGACTCATTATCTGCAGTTGATAACAAAAG CATTATCCTTGGTGGAGTCCATGGCCATTCAAATAGCCTTGATGATGACCCCGAGAAACAATAG
- the LOC107608971 gene encoding uncharacterized protein LOC107608971 isoform X1, with product MGDLHVNGVVFGEDRPCASSPPSPPLPLSNPDPSSVAADAWSAAEATTSAILRRIRPTLGADRKRREVVDYVQRLIRYGARCEVFPYGSVPLKTYLPDGDIDLTALSCQNIEDGLVSDVHTVLRGEEINEAAEYEVKDVRFIDAEVKLIKCIVQNIVVDISFNQLGGLSTLCFLEKVDRLVGKDHLFKRSIILIKAWCYYESRILGAHHGLISTYALETLVLYIFHQFHVSLDGPLAVLYRFLDYFSKFDWDNYCVSLKGPVGKSSLPNIVAEVAENGGDALLTEEFIKTCVESFSVPSRGPDLNFRAFPQKHLNIIDPLKENNNLGRSVNKGNFYRIRSAFKYGARKLGWILMLPEDRIADELNRFFANTLDRHGCNHGNDMRTPSLGCSPRDFDFSGTSEAAVCSEDKTSFFVSTGSKVESLPGNQHNCETKNERERNGVKVFSSLAGPSVDSSGDENADPIYKLVEDSKDVATIGCLDLASSNDASYFSNGIASNETTVNSLIDDEKEKHVMENNSRSNLDENSVASYGLVDSRNAVDVFENNFPHSDSYTTTVSWGTEATKSLLDLAGDYESNIRNLQYGQMCNGYTVSPLVVPSPPRSPKLQNRNPWETVRQCLQINQSIHSQANSNGVLGPVYLVNHATLPIPPFGSEEKRKLRGTGAYFPNMSSRPYRDNRPMSGRGRSQASGAHGQQHRHAHSRNNGFIPTLQELNLSVEGSFEHPLEVYPPLGSAKSRSSETYFSQPAIWGPRHSNGFPHTSEKHESGTVSPQHRGPPRIEVSNLHESSISTTKGSAPSTGVVSEESSDSLSAVDNKSIILGGVHGHSNSLDDDPEKQ from the exons ATGGGCGATCTTCATGTGAACGGCGTCGTTTTCGGGGAGGATCGCCCCTGCGCCTCGTCGCCGCCGTCGCCGCCGCTGCCGTTGTCAAACCCCGATCCGAGCTCCGTCGCTGCAGACGCATGGTCAGCCGCTGAGGCCACCACCTCCGCGATTCTCCGCCGGATTAGGCCGACGCTCGGTGCTGACCGGAAGCGCCGCGAGGTTGTTGATTACGTGCAGAGGCTGATTCGATATGGCGCTCGGTGTGag GTCTTTCCATATGGGTCGGTTCCTTTAAAAACATATCTTCCAGATGGAGATATTGATTTGACTGCACTCAGTTGTCAAAATATTGAGGATGGCTTAGTGTCGGATGTTCACACTGTTCTACGAGGAGAGGAAATCAATGAAGCTGCTGAATATGAAGTGAAGGATGTTCGTTTCATTGATGCAGag GTTAAGCTTATCAAATGCATTGTACAGAATATTGTTGTAGACATCTCTTTCAATCAATTAGGAGGACTCAGTACGTTATGTTTTCTTGAAAAG GTTGATCGACTTGTTGGCAAGGATCATCTCTTCAAACGTAGCATTATACTGATAAAAGCTTGGTGCTACTATGAGAGTCGTATTCTGGGTGCTCATCATGGCTTGATTTCAACATATGCTCTGGAAACACTTGTTCTGTATATTTTCCATCAGTTTCATGTATCCTTAGATGGTCCACTAGCG GTTCTCTATAGATTTTTGGACTACTTCAGCAAATTCGACTGGGATAATTATTGTGTTAGTTTGAAGGGACCAGTTGGAAAATCTTCTCTGCCTAATATAGTTG CTGAGGTGGCAGAAAATGGAGGAGACGCTCTGCTGACTGAGGAGTTCATCAAAACCTGTGTGGAATCATTCTCGGTACCTTCAAGGGGACCTGATTTAAATTTTCGTGCATTTCCTCAGAAACATCTTAACATCATTGATCCactaaaggaaaacaacaaccTTGGTCGCAGTGTCAATAAAG gtAATTTCTATCGAATACGCAGTGCTTTTAAGTATGGTGCCCGAAAGCTTGGCTGGATTCTTATGCTACCAGAAGATAGAATAGCAGATGAGCTTAATAGGTTCTTTGCGAACACATTGGATAGGCATGGATGCAATCATGGGAATGACATGCGAACTCCGAGTCTTGGTTGTAGTCCTAGAGATTTTGACTTCTCAGGAACATCAGAGGCTGCAGTGTGCTCTGAAGACAAGACATCTTTCTTTGTTTCTACCGGATCCAAAGTGGAAAGTTTACCCGGAAATCAACATAATTGTGAAACTAAAAATGAAAGAGAAAGGAATGGAGTAAAAGTTTTCTCCTCTTTGGCAGGGCCATCAGTTGACTCATCTGGGGATGAAAATGCAGATCCAATTTATAAACTAGTTGAAGATTCTAAGGATGTTGCAACAATAGGATGCTTGGATCTTGCAAGCAGTAATGATGCATCATATTTTTCAAATGGGATTGCTTCTAATGAAACAACAGTTAATTCTCTTATTGATGACGAGAAAGAGAAGCATGTTATGGAGAACAACTCTAGGTCAAATCTTGATGAAAATAGTGTGGCGTCTTATGGGCTAGTTGATTCGAGAAATGCAGTTGATGTCTTTGAAAATAATTTCCCTCATAGTGATAGTTACACTACTACTGTATCTTGGGGTACTGAAGCTACAAAATCCCTATTGGACCTGGCTGGGGATTATGAAAGTAACATTAGGAATCTACAATATGGTCAGATGTGCAATGGTTATACTGTCTCTCCTCTTGTGGTGCCTAGTCCTCCTAGGTCTCCAAAGTTACAGAATAGGAATCCTTGGGAAACTGTTAGGCAATGTCTTCAGATTAATCAAAGCATTCATTCACAGGCAAATTCAAATGGTGTTCTTGGACCAGTTTACCTTGTTAATCATGCTACTCTACCGATCCCCCCTTTTGGttcagaagagaagagaaaacttCGAGGAACAGGCGCATACTTCCCTAATATG TCATCTCGTCCATATAGGGATAACAGGCCAATGTCAGGAAGGGGACGGAGCCAAGCATCTGGTGCTCATGGGCAACAACATAGACATGCACATAGTCGTAACAACGGCTTCATTCCTACTCTACAAGAGTTGAATTTGTCTGTGGAGGGAAGTTTTGAACATCCTCTTGAAGTATATCCTCCTCTTGGCAGTGCTAAGTCCAGATCATCAGAAACGTATTTCAGCCAACCTGCCATATGGGGACCACGTCATTCTAACGGTTTCCCTCACACGTCTGAAAAGCATGAGTCTGGTACTGTAAGCCCTCAGCATCGTGGACCACCAAGAATTGAAGTTAGCAATCTACATGAATCAAGCATTTCTACTACTAAGGGCTCTGCTCCCAGCACAGGGGTCGTGTCAGAGGAGAGTTCTGACTCATTATCTGCAGTTGATAACAAAAG CATTATCCTTGGTGGAGTCCATGGCCATTCAAATAGCCTTGATGATGACCCCGAGAAACAATAG
- the LOC107608971 gene encoding uncharacterized protein LOC107608971 isoform X2 has translation MGDLHVNGVVFGEDRPCASSPPSPPLPLSNPDPSSVAADAWSAAEATTSAILRRIRPTLGADRKRREVVDYVQRLIRYGARCEVFPYGSVPLKTYLPDGDIDLTALSCQNIEDGLVSDVHTVLRGEEINEAAEYEVKDVRFIDAEVKLIKCIVQNIVVDISFNQLGGLSTLCFLEKVDRLVGKDHLFKRSIILIKAWCYYESRILGAHHGLISTYALETLVLYIFHQFHVSLDGPLAVLYRFLDYFSKFDWDNYCVSLKGPVGKSSLPNIVAEVAENGGDALLTEEFIKTCVESFSVPSRGPDLNFRAFPQKHLNIIDPLKENNNLGRSVNKGNFYRIRSAFKYGARKLGWILMLPEDRIADELNRFFANTLDRHGCNHGNDMRTPSLGCSPRDFDFSGTSEAAVCSEDKTSFFVSTGSKVESLPGNQHNCETKNERERNGVKVFSSLAGPSVDSSGDENADPIYKLVEDSKDVATIGCLDLASSNDASYFSNGIASNETTVNSLIDDEKEKHVMENNSRSNLDENSVASYGLVDSRNAVDVFENNFPHSDSYTTTVSWGTEATKSLLDLAGDYESNIRNLQYGQMCNGYTVSPLVVPSPPRSPKLQNRNPWETVRQCLQINQSIHSQANSNGVLGPVYLVNHATLPIPPFGSEEKRKLRGTGAYFPNMSSRPYRDNRPMSGRGRSQASGAHGQQHRHAHSRNNGFIPTLQELNLSVEGSFEHPLEVYPPLGSAKSRSSETYFSQPAIWGPRHSNGFPHTSEKHESGTVSPQHRGPPRIEVSNLHESSISTTKGSAPSTGVVSEESSDSLSAVDNKRIDVGAYHLKNEDDFPPLSH, from the exons ATGGGCGATCTTCATGTGAACGGCGTCGTTTTCGGGGAGGATCGCCCCTGCGCCTCGTCGCCGCCGTCGCCGCCGCTGCCGTTGTCAAACCCCGATCCGAGCTCCGTCGCTGCAGACGCATGGTCAGCCGCTGAGGCCACCACCTCCGCGATTCTCCGCCGGATTAGGCCGACGCTCGGTGCTGACCGGAAGCGCCGCGAGGTTGTTGATTACGTGCAGAGGCTGATTCGATATGGCGCTCGGTGTGag GTCTTTCCATATGGGTCGGTTCCTTTAAAAACATATCTTCCAGATGGAGATATTGATTTGACTGCACTCAGTTGTCAAAATATTGAGGATGGCTTAGTGTCGGATGTTCACACTGTTCTACGAGGAGAGGAAATCAATGAAGCTGCTGAATATGAAGTGAAGGATGTTCGTTTCATTGATGCAGag GTTAAGCTTATCAAATGCATTGTACAGAATATTGTTGTAGACATCTCTTTCAATCAATTAGGAGGACTCAGTACGTTATGTTTTCTTGAAAAG GTTGATCGACTTGTTGGCAAGGATCATCTCTTCAAACGTAGCATTATACTGATAAAAGCTTGGTGCTACTATGAGAGTCGTATTCTGGGTGCTCATCATGGCTTGATTTCAACATATGCTCTGGAAACACTTGTTCTGTATATTTTCCATCAGTTTCATGTATCCTTAGATGGTCCACTAGCG GTTCTCTATAGATTTTTGGACTACTTCAGCAAATTCGACTGGGATAATTATTGTGTTAGTTTGAAGGGACCAGTTGGAAAATCTTCTCTGCCTAATATAGTTG CTGAGGTGGCAGAAAATGGAGGAGACGCTCTGCTGACTGAGGAGTTCATCAAAACCTGTGTGGAATCATTCTCGGTACCTTCAAGGGGACCTGATTTAAATTTTCGTGCATTTCCTCAGAAACATCTTAACATCATTGATCCactaaaggaaaacaacaaccTTGGTCGCAGTGTCAATAAAG gtAATTTCTATCGAATACGCAGTGCTTTTAAGTATGGTGCCCGAAAGCTTGGCTGGATTCTTATGCTACCAGAAGATAGAATAGCAGATGAGCTTAATAGGTTCTTTGCGAACACATTGGATAGGCATGGATGCAATCATGGGAATGACATGCGAACTCCGAGTCTTGGTTGTAGTCCTAGAGATTTTGACTTCTCAGGAACATCAGAGGCTGCAGTGTGCTCTGAAGACAAGACATCTTTCTTTGTTTCTACCGGATCCAAAGTGGAAAGTTTACCCGGAAATCAACATAATTGTGAAACTAAAAATGAAAGAGAAAGGAATGGAGTAAAAGTTTTCTCCTCTTTGGCAGGGCCATCAGTTGACTCATCTGGGGATGAAAATGCAGATCCAATTTATAAACTAGTTGAAGATTCTAAGGATGTTGCAACAATAGGATGCTTGGATCTTGCAAGCAGTAATGATGCATCATATTTTTCAAATGGGATTGCTTCTAATGAAACAACAGTTAATTCTCTTATTGATGACGAGAAAGAGAAGCATGTTATGGAGAACAACTCTAGGTCAAATCTTGATGAAAATAGTGTGGCGTCTTATGGGCTAGTTGATTCGAGAAATGCAGTTGATGTCTTTGAAAATAATTTCCCTCATAGTGATAGTTACACTACTACTGTATCTTGGGGTACTGAAGCTACAAAATCCCTATTGGACCTGGCTGGGGATTATGAAAGTAACATTAGGAATCTACAATATGGTCAGATGTGCAATGGTTATACTGTCTCTCCTCTTGTGGTGCCTAGTCCTCCTAGGTCTCCAAAGTTACAGAATAGGAATCCTTGGGAAACTGTTAGGCAATGTCTTCAGATTAATCAAAGCATTCATTCACAGGCAAATTCAAATGGTGTTCTTGGACCAGTTTACCTTGTTAATCATGCTACTCTACCGATCCCCCCTTTTGGttcagaagagaagagaaaacttCGAGGAACAGGCGCATACTTCCCTAATATG TCATCTCGTCCATATAGGGATAACAGGCCAATGTCAGGAAGGGGACGGAGCCAAGCATCTGGTGCTCATGGGCAACAACATAGACATGCACATAGTCGTAACAACGGCTTCATTCCTACTCTACAAGAGTTGAATTTGTCTGTGGAGGGAAGTTTTGAACATCCTCTTGAAGTATATCCTCCTCTTGGCAGTGCTAAGTCCAGATCATCAGAAACGTATTTCAGCCAACCTGCCATATGGGGACCACGTCATTCTAACGGTTTCCCTCACACGTCTGAAAAGCATGAGTCTGGTACTGTAAGCCCTCAGCATCGTGGACCACCAAGAATTGAAGTTAGCAATCTACATGAATCAAGCATTTCTACTACTAAGGGCTCTGCTCCCAGCACAGGGGTCGTGTCAGAGGAGAGTTCTGACTCATTATCTGCAGTTGATAACAAAAG GATTGACGTGGGAGCTTATCATTTGAAGAATGAAGATGACTTTCCTCCACTTTCCCACTGA